CGGCGGACGCCGTGTATAAGGAAGTGTGACGGTCTCCACGCTTAATTCATCGAACAATTCCAGCAGGAAACGGGGCAATCCTTCACGCTTCAGATTCGTGAAGAACAGCAGCCGTGCCGCAGGGTTATAGTGCCGGAAGGTGCGGAAGAAAGGCACCTGTATCTGCATATACACCGAGTGCACCAGTGCTGAGTCGCCCTTCTGCCCCATCTGCGGGTAGAAGCTCGCCTCGTCCGCCGATTCGCGGTAGAACCAAGTAGCTATATAATCGGTCATAATTGAGTTGTTTCGGTTTCGCGGTAAAGATAAGGATTTTCCGGCACATTATGCCTTGGAAGGCGATAATTCTCGTCCTTTGGACAGATGCCGTTTCCAAACTTTGCCGCTACGACTTTCGATTTCGACATGGATCAGAGCAGGGTCGCGCATAATTGAGGCGTACGATAGAAGACACTTTCCTGTAGGGGCGGCGGCTCCGCCCCTGTGTTTTGTATTATAACTGCACTTGTATGTTCAGCTTTCCACCTAGTCCTTTGGTCACGATGTCATACAGGGTGGAGAGGGTCAGATTCTTGCCATCGCTTTCCACCTTAGATATGAACGAACGTTCCTTGCCAATCTTTTCGGCAAGCTGGCTTTGGGTCATTTTTCTTGCCTCGCGGGCGTTTCGTATCTGAATCCCCACGCGAAGACTGGCAAGTTCGGCTTCTATCTTGTCACGGCGCGGAGTTCCGATTTCTCCGTAAACTTCTTTCTTGATGTCGTCTAACGTGTAAGTTTCCATCTTTATTTCCTTTCTTTTTCCTTAAAATATTCTTGCATAAGTTTCATTGCCCGCTCTATCTCTTTCTTGGGTGTCTTTTGAGTTTTCTTTTGGAATCCACTTAAAAGGATGACAAGTTTCTCGCCATCGAAAAAGCAGAATACACGGACTATATCGCTCGAGAATTTAGCTCTGATTTCATAAAGCCCTTTTGCTCCTTCGATATGTTTGAGGTATTTTTCGGGAACCATCTGCAGCGTTTCCACATATTGGATAGTTTTGATTATCTTGTCTTGCATCTTTTCAGGCAATGATTTCACGAAGTCAATGAAGTAATGCTTGTATGCTATGACGCTTCTGATTTTCATTTCGCAAAAGTAATTTATAAATCACACAACTGCAAATTTTTTCTGCTTTTGTTATTAGAAACTGGCAGGTAATGCCTTATCCACTCGTTTACGTCGTAGGCGGCGCGGACGGATTCGGGCACTTCGGCAAGGGGGCTTTCGATGAAGGCGCGGAGCTGTTCTTCCGGGTCCTTGCCAAGGATAAAGACGTTTTGCGGACGGTAGAAATCGTAGCGCACTATCTCCGGATTATCGGTCAAGAGCTTTTTGCCGTAGAAGAGGGCTTCGAGGGGGCGGCGCGTCAGGCCGGTCTGTCCCTTCTGGCTGATGTCAATAACGCAACGCGTGCGGGCAAGGCGGTCGAGGTACTGGGGATAGGTGAGCTTCTCCGCCGGCGTGCGGGGGATAACGAAATCGCACGTGAGGCCTTCGGCTTCAAGGCGTGTGCGGAGGCGTTGCAGCGTGCCAGCGCGGTCTTTGGGCAGGCCGCAGAAGAAGCAATCGGAGTCGATGTTGTCGGGCTGGTGTTCGGGATAGCGGAAGTATTGTCCTGTACATGCCATTCCGTAGCGTTCCGCCTCGCAGGGGTCGAAGCTCGTCAGGCGGTATCCGAGGGCGCGGATGGCTTGCAGTTCTTCGGCAGGACGGCGGAAGGTGGTGCCGACGGGGTTGCAATAGTAAATGTAGCAGGGCACTCCCTCGGGCAGGTAAGGGCGGATGGCGCGAAGCACCCGCACGTTGCACGCTTCGTAAATCAGGATGGCATCGCCCGCCTCGGCATGGATAATCCGGTCGAAGTATTTTTTCGGAAACCAATAATATAAGATTCGTTTGGGCAAGGGGATGCGTCCGGCGAGCAGGCTTCGGGTGATTCCTTTGAACCGTCCGGAGGGATAGCGCAGGAAGTCGGGCAGCATCACGATGTGCTGCCTCACTTCGGGCTTCAAGCCTTCGAAGATTTCAAGCGGGGGGCTTACTACGTAAAGGGTGCTCATGGAGTATGTTGAAACGCAGATTAACGCGGATTATTTTTATTTGGTTTCGCCCATTGTCACGATGGACTACAAATCTGGCGTGATAAAAGATTCTTTCAGGTTAAGTTTTGCTTTTATGATATTTTTCAATTACTTTCTTCTTTATATCATTTGCTTGTTTTTCTGCTGAAAATGAAAGTCTTAAAAAAACAGCAGCTAATACAATACATAATATACAGATTCCTGTTAGGAAAGGAACGGAATTGGTAAATTCATAATAATATAATATTAACGGTATGAATATCGAACTTATCATAGCGGTAAACGTTCCTATTGCATAATTTTTATCGCGACTTATATATTTTGTATATATTATATCATGTTTGAGTAAGTTTTCTATTTCTTCTTTTTCTTGTTGCTGTTTTTGCCATTTATCTTTCTGTTCTTTCTCTTGTTGGCTTTCATATTCAAAGTTTAATACTTTCTTTTGAAGATATTCGTTAAGTTCATTTAATGTCTTTGGTAAAAAAATCATTGCATTACTTTCATCAATCATAAAACAACATTCTTTTGTACCATCCATTTGCAGGGCAAGGACAATATCATCCATGAACAATGGATGGAACATATAACTATTTCCCATAATAGAAATAAGCAATGTCCGATTTTCTTTGATATATTGCCATGATCCTTCTATTACTCGTCCATTAACAGAATCAAGTAAAGTTCCATCTTTTTGAAATATATAAACTTCCTTTATGCCAGTATCATTGAACACCAACCACGATTTATTGTATAAAGCAGCTTTAGCATCTAGCGTTTCATTAATTTGTTTCAGGCTATCTAAAATACTTAGGATATAAGTTTTCATAGGCAATCACAGATTAAAAACAGTACAATATTCGGGAAAAATAATGATAAAAACAAATAATTGAAAAATCTTTTTAGCTTAAGTATTCTGCCTGCGATGCGATGAACAAACGTTTTACATCTATTTCCTTTTTAACAGGTAATCGATGCATTCTTGCAGGATTTCGGCACGGGCAAGCTTCATGACGAGGAAATAGCATGCGGCGGCTATGAGGATTTTCGTGAGGAAAGTGACGGGGAGCGGGCCTCCGATGCCTTGCGATGCGCTCCAGCCCGCGGCACATGCCACGAGAGCGGTAAGGAGGAAAGGAAGCAGGTCGAGTAGTAAGGCTTTTACTTTTAGTCCGATGAACCGCCGGGCAAAGCCTTGCCACACGAACAGCCATACGATGTTGAGGCACACGTTCACGACCACCATTGCGTAGATGCTTCCGCCCAGTTGTATTAATACTAAGACGGTGAGGAGCTGGAGCACGACTTGTGCGATGATATTTCCCATATAGATGTCCGATTTCCCCTGGCTGATGATGAGGCTGGAGAAGAGGGTGTTGAGGGGAACG
The Phocaeicola salanitronis DSM 18170 genome window above contains:
- a CDS encoding helix-turn-helix domain-containing protein, whose product is METYTLDDIKKEVYGEIGTPRRDKIEAELASLRVGIQIRNAREARKMTQSQLAEKIGKERSFISKVESDGKNLTLSTLYDIVTKGLGGKLNIQVQL
- a CDS encoding type II toxin-antitoxin system RelE/ParE family toxin — protein: MKIRSVIAYKHYFIDFVKSLPEKMQDKIIKTIQYVETLQMVPEKYLKHIEGAKGLYEIRAKFSSDIVRVFCFFDGEKLVILLSGFQKKTQKTPKKEIERAMKLMQEYFKEKERK